One Carya illinoinensis cultivar Pawnee chromosome 5, C.illinoinensisPawnee_v1, whole genome shotgun sequence genomic window, aagaggttGCTGTGTTTTGCCCTATGATATGCCGGGAAGTAATTCAGACAGGCATGGGATCTTCCAAAAACTATGCTATATCACTTCCACAACGAGTCAATCCTGCTATCTTGGGCTTAGTTCTTGATTACTGTCGATTTCACCATGTACCAGGTCGTTCTAATAAGGTCAGATGCACTGTTCCACTATGGTGATGTATTTTGCACTTTTTAGACAACATTTATTCCCCACTTTATGATTAAGGATGCTCTGACAGTTAAGTAATCttcaaaaatgaaaactttttaTCATGATCCCTACAGGGAGGTTCTCCTACTATTTGGTTTGTAGTTAATTCGTTTATAAATTTAGTATCACTTTTTCCCTGAAGTTTGTTAAAAAAAGATTACTTGCTTATATAACTATTTGTGGCAATGGCGACTGCAGTAGATGGTACATCTTATAACTGACTAtttaaactaaattttaatttgacATCTCTTGATATAGGAATGCAAAAATTTTGACGAGAAGTTTATTCGGATGGATACGAAAAGGTTATGTGAGTTGACGTCTGCAGCTGATAGCCTCCAATTGAAACCTTTAGTTGATATCACAAGCCGAGCACTTGCTCGAATTATTGAAGGAAAAACTCCTGAGGAGATACGTGAAACATTTCATTTACCTGATGACCTAACAGAGGTGTGTGTTGCTAGCAAAAAGTCAATGTTCTAATGCCTTCTCTGTGAAtggtttttcatatatattcagTTTTCTCCAGGAGGAGAAGTTAGAGCCCCTGAGAAACATCACTGATGATCCACGTATCCGGCTTTTGAATCGATTGTATGCAAGAAagaggaaagaattaaaagagagagagaagttaaaggtgcttattttgttttcatCCTGTTTTCTGCTTTTaatatagagaaatgatttgtacaagtcCCAAACAGACAAGCCCCATACaagcctttgtaaaaaagtggaccCCATCTAAAAAAGtgtgaaagaaacaattctttATTAGTGGGACCCACTTTTTTTACAAAAGtcttgtatctagcattacttttTGATATAATTGAGTTCttgcattctttttttctttgctgaattttctaaatttgaattttaactgAAATGGTCACATTCCAATTATGTGGTTGAAGCACTTGAATGCCCATTTATATGTTGGCATTAATAGAAAATGGATCCTGTATGTTTCAGAATGTCGAAACTGTGGAGGAGCAGTTGGATGACCGCTCAGTTGATGATCTCTTGTCATTTATAAATGGTGGAGATGGAGGTATATGAGATAAAGGATCAATTCTTAATTTCAATTATAGATAGCttacttctcttcttcttcttttgtgtgGGGTTCTTAACCTCCTGCATCTTATCTATTTGTTTATCAATCCCTAGATTGTGTTAGACTTTGCAATGGTGCAATTGATGAATTGTGAAGATTCAACACTTGATGCTTGTAGTTATGTGTATATGCTCACTTTTTGAAGATATGAAGACCACTTTGTAAATGTTTTCTGCATCTCTCTGTGGTGATAAAGACAAGCATGACACTTtggatggatttttttttaaaggtaatcaagaattttattcataagaaaagGAGGCATAGCAATGTTTTAAATTCCGTTCTGGTGATCATTTTGGTTCAAGTACTAGAACGGAATATTGCAGTATGTGTGCATTctggtgtaccgtttcgggattaattatatattatatataaatatttatatgtatatataaactaacaactaatagaataaatagatatgtgtgtgtgtgtgtatatatatatatgcaagtgtgtatcatgtatatgtgtatatatatatatatagaagaattgaagatttataaaatgaatgtactttgaaaaaatacttataaaaaaaaaggaatgtactttgaaaaaatcacaaacttgaggcacaaaaacaaagaaaaaaaaaagaatagagaaattattaaaaataatgatatttaaaaaaaaaaaaaaagaagagaatgaagggacatatttaaagttactaaacaaattaaaattatataaatacattttaaattCTATAACTAATTAAATACAATCTAGATTTAAAAGTTACAAAAATGCCGTCCAAGcacaagaaaattacaaaaactgTCCGAAATGGAATACGGCCGATATGCCAATTTTGGGCAGAATGGCTGAAATTTGACCGAAACGGACCGGAATTTAGAGTGAAACGGAACGAGGAGGTATAGTGTATTGGATACTACACCAGAACGGAAAATTTTGGCCGGAACAGCTTGGATGAaacgaaatttaaaactatgaggcatagctcaagtacactggaagtatacatgagaagtacCTAACTAGGGTTTACAATCGAAAGtagaaaatcatggacatttAGACCATTAAAATCAAGGACCCTTGCCCATAAAGACAAGGTTTTAAGGAGGAGAAatttaagctcatccattgtccTCTCGGGATTCTCGAAGCTTTTATCATTTCGCTCCCCTCAAATGCACCCCACACATACATATAATCTTCCATATTGCTGCCACTTGAGGATTGCCTTTGAGTCCTCTCCAGTTGCCACTTTCTCGGCAACTGCAAATATGAGATGGGAAGGAGCATGTGAATAagattttggcatgacatttggtgCGGGGATGTTGCTTTGAAAAGTGCTTTCCCTTCTCTCTATAGGATTGCGTTTGATCTGGACTCCTCAGTGGCTGAGAATATGTGTAATATTGCTGATTCCATTCATTGGTCTATGAGATTTACTCGCGCTGCTCAGGATTGCGGGGTGGGAGACATCACTGATTTCTATAGCGTGCTATATGCACTGAAACACAGGGCAGGAGGGGAGGACAGATTAGTATGGACACGCACAAGGAACAAGAAATTCTCAGTTTGCTTATACTACAAGACCTTGACAACCCACTCCCCTAATACCTTTCCGTGGAAGAGTATCTGGAGGAGTAATGCCCCTGTcaaggttgctttctttggttGGTTGGCTTCTCATGGCAAAATACTGACTATAGACAAGCTAAGAAAGCGCGGTCTAATTATAATGGACTGGTGCTTCTTGTGTAAACATGACAGTGAATCAGTGGATCACCTTCTCCTTCACTGTGAAGTAGTCAAGGTCTTATGGGACGAAATTCTCTCAAGACTTGGTATCGCATGGGTTATGCCAAAGAGGGTAATAGATTTATTGTACTGCTGGCAAAGGATTGGAAGCAATCGGCAGATTGCTGCTTTTTGGAAAATGGTACCGTTATGTCTAATGTGGTGCACTTGGAACGAAAGAAACGGCCGCTGCTTTGCGGATAGGGAACGCTCCCCGGCTggttttagggattttttctttcatactttgttGCTGTGGGCTtcctctattgtattgaatggaatgagttttaattacttttatgctactatctgtagcacgtagtttgtaattaggcttttcttgtatacttcctgtgtactcgggTTTTGGctttttacgtggatcaataaaatctctttttacctataaaaaaaaaaagcttgctAGAAAATCCTCCAGCCTACAAGGCATAGCCCAAGATAATCCTATTCCCACAAAAAAATCATCCCACAAGGCTCTGCTGACCTCACAATGTAGAAGCAGGTGATCTATTGATTCCCAATTcttcttacacatgcaacactaGTCCAACACCGTTACTTGACATTTCCTCAAATTGTTTGTAGTAAGAATCTTGTCTAGGGATgttgtccaaacaaaaaaagctgCTTTCAAAGGGGCTTTCGTCTTTCATATATTCCTCCATGGAAAAGGTGTCATGCCCTGGCTAGTTAGAACCTGGTAGAATGATCTAATTGTGAATCTACCTTTCTTTGCCCTCAGTCACCTTGGCAAAATATAgtgtaacatacgaacctagaatttaggttaattcagttagaaatgatttagttatgttatttttatatttattctttttattaatttatctctatagtaagattttaagtaattagattgctatgacacgttttctagaaagattagtaacgtctagtgcctcgtataggtcacgagctacgacgtgagatttcaaaagcagcgctaagaggtaaataatatgattatataaatgtatgtgtaatgtaaatattataattgggtatgataatatgatatggttttgatggttatctacgttgcgctaagagccaagtcaaggttagatcgctttcatgaacttctatgaattatgatgatttacatgaaagtaagcctatatatatgctatgcttttatggattgttgattgatggattgaatgttactaaaatcacatggaagccatgatatgatcatataataatttaagataggtattctatgaattaaaatagccagatcatgcatgcttcattcatgtagtgcttagaccatgtatgccatatattgttcatgcaataacttaagtcaagcatgccatgtaataaatagccagatcatgtatgccatattcatgtagttttgagatcatgcatgccatgaaatgtcataaaatgattaaatcatgttaggtcatgtcatgctatgctataccatgtacaagaatatatcatgttatgccatgccatgtacaagaatatgccatgctagaaaagtctatgaagtccaagaaaattatcatgcattaagaaagataaacattttaaggtaacacggacccaagcgtgtttaccatagttatgctaagacggtaccacgaactcaagcgtggttaccacaagttaagtgaaacacggactcaagcgtgtttcactccatgtcatgcaagttaagtgaacatggacccaagcatgtttcacttcatgtcaagcaagataagtgaaacacggacccaagcgtgtttcactccatgtcatgcaagttaagtgaacatggacccaagcatgtttcacttcatgtcaagcaagataagtgaaacacggacccaagcgtgtttcactccatgtcatgcaagttaagtgaacatgaacccaagcatgtttcactccatgtcaagcaagataagtgaaacacggactcaagcgtgtttcaccccacgtcaagcaagataagtgaaacacggtctcaagcgtgtttcacttcatgttatgcaagttaagtgaaacacggactcaagtgtgtttcactacatgacaagttatgtggtgccatggactcaagcgtggtttaccatgaaataagtataattcaagataaacaagttactcatgcagtcacgcttcatgtttgccacgattatgaatgtttccgttcatgttaatccatgaatgttatatgaaagttatgataaggctttaaaaatcaaattatgctaagctatatagtattttacggtatgatgtattatttactgagtattcgactcattttttgttgtttgtctttttgttttcttctatgttgattgccacagatggtgattatgatgatgcagagctggatggccaggagtagatttagtataaggacttagagatgaataagtgtcatttacacaaggattaagtttcttttatgtcatttcaataactagtcttgtttaagactagctcatgttttgctttattcagtttcaagtttcaagactatttatatccttccaattaagtttctttcaataaatgaggtatttcagagtaatgagtctctttaccgggcattttatcatgtttgttagtaacgtctctatcctacgggaacggggtgttacataTAGTAAGGCAAAGAACTCGGTGATAAGCCCCAACTCCTAATCTTGTGCCACCCTAATGAAATCTACATTCCATTGATGGGAGCCACGAGAGAAGAATAAGAGATCAACTACTGAAGCATCCTTTGCCCGTACAAGGTAACAAACGTTAGGGAATGTTTCTATGAGGCTTTGTTCACCACATTGTGCCACAATTTGACCCAAGAGCAATCACCTACTTCAATATGTGCATGGCTTAGGAAAGTCTCTCACCCTTTTCTAATGtgtttccacaaacccacccTATTTGGTCCACGTACCACATTCGAGCACCATCCTCCCCAAGACTCCGCAAACTTCGAATCTATAACTAACTTCCATAGGGCCCCCCTTTCTCGTTGGTACtgccacaaccatttacccaacATAGGTTGATTAAACTTTGTCAAATTACGGATCCCCAAGTTGCCCCTAGATACTGGTGTGCAAACAATTGACCAATGGAtggaatttaaactcatctcccATTCCATTCCACAAGAAATCCCGTTGTACCTTCTCAATACGATAGGCTACCTTTGTAGGGATTGGGAACAAGGACAGAAAATATGTTGGTAAATTACAGAGGGTACTTTTGATAAGAGTAAGCCTACCCCCTTCAAACAAGTATAAACTCTTCCAAGAAGCCAATCTACGTTCCACATTTTCAATCAGAGCATTCCAAATCCCCTTCGATTTGAATGAAGCACCTACGGTAAGTCAAGATACTTCGTAGGTGGAGAAGATACCTTACATTTTAGAAGGCGAGCTAAATTCATCGCATTGGGAACAACCCTCGTTAGCACCAATTCAGACTTGGCAAGATTCACTCTCAATTCAGAGacaacttcaaaacaaaggagGAGAGCCCTCAAAGATTGAATGTTACCATGATTTGCTCCACAAAAGATGAGAGTATCATTGACaaaaaacaaatgagaaatatCAATAGAGCCATAATCACCACTTCCCACTGAGAAGCCATCGAGGAAGCCACCTTCCACAAGGCCCGAAATAATCTTGCTAAGAGCTTCCATGACAATAATGAAAAGTAATGAAGAGAGTGGATCCCCCTGTCTCAAGCCATGAAAGGAGTAAAAAAACCCACTGGCGAACCATTCACTAAAATCGAAAAGCGAGCTGTAGAAATGCAAAATGCTACCCAAGCACGCCATTTCACGCCAAAaccacatctttttttttttttgataagtaaacaaattatataaatcaaagaataggcatagACAGGTACAATACAATGAATGCCCTAACTAAGTAGGTGcaatagagacaagaaaatcatgaagatctaggccattaaaatcaacAGCAATGGTCCAAGTACATAGAGTTCTAATAAAGAAAGCTTTTagttcctccatcgatctctttTTGTCCTCGAATGCCCGTTCATTGTGCTCCTGGCACATCTTGCAAGAAGACAGAGTTAGAAGTTCCAGTTGAGGTGATCGTAAGCTTTCTCCATATCTAGTTTGCACAATAATTCAAGTTCTAGAGATTTGTCTTCCGTCCAAGACATCATTGGCAATTAATGCTGAGTTAAGAATTTGTCTACCTTTGAAGAATGCATTTTGAGGCTTCAAAATTAACTTCTCCATCACCGCACTCAATATATTCACTAGGACTTTAGAAATGATCTTGTATACCCCATTCACTAAGCTAATAGGGCGGTAGTCTTTGACATTTAGATTGAGAGCTAAATGTCAAAGACATTTAGATTGAGAACCCCAATTTTTTTAGAATGAGAGCTAAAACAAGTAGCATTTAGATTTTTATCAAACCTTTCAGTAGCATGAAACTATTGAAACACCCTTATGAGATCATCCTTGATCACTTCCCAACAAACTCGGAAGAAACCCATAGTAAAAGCGTTAGGGCCTGGAGCCTTGTCACTAGCTATGCTACAAATCACTTTACgcacttcatcttcttcaaacaACCTCTCAAGCCACCCTAAACCCTATCGGTCTAATGATTCAAAAGTTAATCCATCCACTTTTGGTCTCCATGTGTATTGTTCTGAGAGGAGGTGCTCGTAATACTGTACAATGTGGTTCTTGATGACTAGCTGGTTCAATGAATGGACACCATCTACCATCAAAGCCTCGATTGCATTGTTCCTCCTATGCGAATTATGGAATTTGCCACCTGATGGAAAAACTTAGTGCACTTATCTCCCTCCTTTAGCCATAGTGCCCTcgatttttgtctccaagagATCTCCATCAATGTTGCTCTTTCAAGTTTTGTGACTACCTGATTCTTACGGATTCTTTGGGATTCAGAGACAGATCTTGCCTCCTTCTCGTCCTCCAGACCTTGTAGCTCCTTTAAGAGAGAGCACCTTTGGTGGGCCACATTCCCAAAAACTTGTTCGTTCCATTGCTTCAAATTATTCTTCAGCGCTTTTAGGTTTTTGGCCATTATGAAACTTGGAGAACCTTGGAAGCAATATGACGACTACCATTGTCTAATCCTATCTACAAAACTGTCAGTTTTAAGCCCCatattcttaaatttaaaataccttATGCCCCCTTGGATGCCTCCACCATTAAAGATGATAGGGAAATTATGAGCATAACCTGGGTAGTCGTTTTTTAAGTACATCCGGAAAATGTAACTCCCAATCTGGAGTTATTAAAAACCAATCAATCCTTGACAAAGATGGGGAGTTATTAAAAACCAATCAATCCTCGACAAAGATGGGGTGTTCACGACTGTTGGACCATGTGAATGTGCCTCCAATTAAAGGAATATCCATAAGGTGATGtttgaaaatgaagaaagaatAATCCCTCATAGTGTGGTTAATGTGATATGAACCCGATCTTTCACTTGGGAAGTGGGTGACATGAAAGTCCCCCTCTACAGCTTGGTAACTCCCACCAACTAAGGAGCCCTGCCAATTCTTTCCACGACAATTGTCTTTTGGAATTTGATGGATTTTTAAATTCCCATGCTtaatggaggaagaagaaagaagggcACATAGTTTATAAATGAATTCCGGATGTTAATGAGACAATTGTGAGATAGTTAACTGGTTCAGGTGGAGAATCTTGTGGGATAGCACCCATAACACTCTCAATCTTGTTGAATGGTACagaaaaactaatttttctgtatttgcaTGTAAACCTTAGATGCTATCAAAACTTATAATAACAGAATAATGAACAAGTTTTGGGCTGTAGCTGCATTTGCATGCAGAttagttgattaaaataattttgattaacAAGAATTAACTTTTCTCTCGTTGTCGAATTGTATGGTATTCATGGTTTCAATATGTTTACTTCAGTTCGACTATGCACGATATATTTAGCATTGCAGATGGATTTTTTTATGACTGACACAGAGGGCTGTGGTTACTGTTATTATTTTGACAAATTGTACAATGTTCAATGTTTATGCTTTCTGTAGCATTTGATGTAGTCCAATTGTAAATTTATATAGTTTGGCAATCATGCTCTAGCTAAGGTTGACCATTATATGGAAAATATTGATTTGGGCATAGCTGCAACTTTTCCTTCAATGAACTGCGTGCCTGTGCCCATAAGTAATTaactgatttttttaaaaaaaaatttttgttaatgGTTCAGTTCgttgatttccttttttttttttttcttttttaaacggTAAaccaaattttattgatcataaaaatAGACAAAGGCCCAAGTATACAAGACATATACAAAAGCATTGCCTGCATGCAATCAAAGTCGTTGATTTCTTGGTGATACTTAATGACGTTGTTGCTTTTGTCTGCATTCATTGGCTTGTTGGAACATTTGAGAGTGCGTATTCTATTATAGCCTATTTTTGTTAATTGTTTTGTTACCTAATCTTTCTGTTCTGCAGATACAAAGGTGGCCAGAACCAACaggagtaaaaagaaaaatcggagGAGAAAAGATCAATCAAAGGTTGTcacctctgtgtgtgtgtgtgtgtgtgtgctaGTGTGAATGGATGTGCATTCATTATGAGGTTCTGTCTTTGTGCCTAATTTATTATCTCATTGTTTGTTGCTGGGTGTCTTTTGATGCTTTAGGTGTTGCACGATCTTTCTTCTGCTTGCCATGTTGGTGAGGTTAGCAATGGTTTGTTGGCATCTTCCAGTACATGTTCAAAATTGCAAGATTCTGCAGTTACGAGTTTTTCCCCAAACGTCGAGTTTGATGATGGTGATATTGATGATGATATAGATCCTGCTATGAAGGAAGAACTCGACAGGTTAGATATCAATTAGGTATCTAGATTAAGATGATGAATCTGGGTTTTTGCTTCAATTAGATTATTTCAATTGTGTTCTTTAATTTCTGGGCGAAACAGAAGATTATTTAGGTTCAGGACTATCAGATCTAGTGCAAAATTGCCAATACAACTCATTGCCTCAGAATTGCTTCTCAAAATTATCTTTGTTTACTAGAAGAGTTAGTTTTACTTCTTAAATTCCACCTCAATCATGTTTCTAGTCCAAATAATTTTGACGCTACCCTGGTTTCTCTCCCACCACAAATCAAGACATCAACTTCATGAAGGCCCAGATTTAACAGGTTAATCTGTGGAGATTGAATTAAGGAGTAGTAATTTGGGTATAGATGCTATTAGTGTTCATTGGTTAGAATATTGCATGTATGAAGGACTGGTGGTTGTTTTTTGTCTGTCAGAGGTAACTTGGTTTGCACCCTCGTCTCATGTATCAGTCTCCTGCtcacctttcttttcttttcttttcttcctttcttcttcttctctctctctatttttttttttttttttttatgaataagaaattttttaattaagactAGTAACAAGGCAAAGCctagtacacaggaagtatacaaataCTGAACCTAGTTACAAGTCCGGaactagaaaaagaaacaagaaaatcatggacagTATTTCCATTAAATACAATGGCTGAAGCCCAAGTCTCCTGCTCATATCTCGGATGACACCCTTTCCCTGGATAGAAAGTTTATCATTTGTTAATAGTATTTATgtaatctcttttttttctaagcatgaGTATTATCTCATCTAAACTTGCATTGTATTGTTTTATGCAGGGAAGTGGAGGATTTTGCACGAAGATTGAATTCAGATTGGCCAGAAAGAATGCAAGAAATTTTATCTTTGGGCCAAGAAAGAAGGCTGATGCCTATATGCATGGGTAAATATATGAGTATGTTGCTTCTTCATTCTTCAACTTCTTTTATAGTTTATCATTTCTTTACTTGCTGCTGCAGAAGCTTTCAGTTTAAACGTTTCTTATTTGGTTTActcgtttatttttttatattaattagttgTACATGTGAACAGGTGTAGACCAGAGATAATGAAATGGTAGATAACTCGTTTCTACCATTGGTCAGCAGCTTGGGTGTTTTGGAGCAGATGGCGATGTGGAGGTTGTTGCTGTCAAAGGCTAGAAGAGTTCACATTTTTCCGTGTGTACATCATGTGAGTATTTTTGTTCGTTCTGCGATTACCCAAATGCAATCTCTTTCCATAGGTGTATTGTATtgtggaaaaagaagaaagggaaaaataagATTAATGGAAAATATAGTTGGTAATCTAGCATGatctgtttattttgttttaacgTTATTTGTTGTATCAGGTGGTTTGTAATTTTCTGCAATTGCCGTTGGGTGGTTCATGTAGTATGTACTTCTTTAGAATATGTCaatttcattatatttatttaaattattatacctTTGAGGCCCTTCTAGCCTCTGTGTTAATGGAAAATTAAGTAGTTATACAAAGAGTGCAATATAATGTTTTCGGGTAAGTATTCATAAATGCAATTTTgctgaagagaaaaataaaaggtgTTGTGTTTGGGTGGCAACTGCAAGCGAGAATGAGCAAAGCGGGGAACACTGAAAAACTACCGTTCATCTTACATAATGCGATGGCCCAAACAATTTCAGTGCTtaactttaatattttatcgATTTCCTTAAAATCAAGAGTCTGCCTGATCTGTGGAGTACATCTACAGCCGAAACAATCTATTTATGACTGGTGCAATCATGTGTACTGCAGCACCTCACGACTGAGAAACCTTGGATAGGCCTCGTCAATAAAAACCAACCCCTTAATGACGATCAGTCTTCTGATCTTAACAATATATTGGATATTTATGCTACTGATTTAATCCCAATTTCTCGTATTTTCTATCTACATTTATTTGACTGTTAAGCATCTAGGACTGAATTTCTTAAGGCAATTATATATAGTAGGAGTCCCCAGCCATACTTACTATAGTTTAGATTATTATAAATAAGACTATtgcctatatataataataataacaaaaaaattacattgcTGGGAAAAATACATATGCCTAAAACGGAAGGAAGCTCACAGGTCTTCACCGGAAGTATGGTTAAGCTGCAAAAACTGATCCTGCTAACCTGGAGATCAGATTCTAGCAGGGGGATCAGGAGACTAAATTTTTCGAGTCAATCGAGCAACATTCTTGAACATTCTGATATGATATTCCAAAATACGGTCTTTTGTTCTTTGTTTCATTAGAACATTGATGTAGAGGAACATAAGTTTAAGTTGtacttgttttttaattttttcctgaGCACGTTGTATTTGAACTTAGTTTTTGGATACTGTTTACTTGTTTGCTTcgttatataaaagtaaaaacaaaaaaataaatgcccTTAATACTTCAtaaatgttataaactatcttgaattgtatgaccacatttatctagtcgtcaaatgcatagtgcatagtgctagcatagtgagctagcatagtcccctttgtacgcctatatatatcgttgaattctttaagaaattcataagtttgatatacaaatcaataagagaatctcttcTCATTCTCTCTTAACCTCTTTGAGTTCTCTTTCTATCGttgaatttctttctctattttcatgattttataacacgttatcagcacgattctCATCGTCTTCCTCCTCTCTCCAaaaacttcatcttcttccttcgtCTCCTGTTGagcttttccttctttctcagATGACCAAAACCGATCGGCAGATCATGATCTGACGGAGCGAACGACTCGAGAAGATATGGTGGAGAGTGTCCTGCGGGAGCCTATAGATCGGAGATGATTCCATATTCCAGTTGCGTGGCTAAACAAAGGATCGGGATGATCGTCGACAGAACTCAACAGGTGCTGGGGATCATGTAGATCCTCACGTCCCAGACCTTGAACACGGGGATCCTGTAGATCCTCACCTATTAGACCTTGAACATGCATGATTCGAGTTTTGAGTTTCCGAGTCCGTAACATAACCTCCGAGTCCTGAGCTcccaaaataaaatctcatgcCGAGTTCTCCGACAACTTAATTTTGGATGGCGGAGACCAATCACCAACCCGATCTTGGCTTCTCTGAATGTCTTAAGCTTTATCTCTTCGAACTCGTTCTATATGGCTGCGAATCTCATCCCCTTCCGAGCATCCTGGATCTGAGCTTGTGCGATGTCGGACCACCGAAATCCGGACCAAAACCATCCAACAAGTGCCTCCTATACACACTTGTttcgattttttattttcagcttacATGCTCCAAGAGCAGAAGCAGAAAGGATTTAAGCTCGTGGCCATTAAAATAGTGATTCCTTCGAAGGAGTTTGCACAGAAGTATTATCTCGCACCCTGCGCTCTTAGCCTTGACGGGAAGACCTCCGAGCTGTACACCCACGTGATGGGTCCCATCCCGATCGAATACCTACGGCTGCAACTAAGGCGTGGCGAACGGGTGGTGTGGGACGGAGGAATAATTCTTTCCACACGTCCTCGCCACGACTCTGTTTGGGCACCTAAACGATGTAGCAGCTTTACGTAAAGCTGTACACCGACTCA contains:
- the LOC122310862 gene encoding SKP1-like protein 21 isoform X1 gives rise to the protein MHPNEVKILNKCLCQMSEAVMAVVKPEMKSYIWLQTADGSVQQVEEEVAVFCPMICREVIQTGMGSSKNYAISLPQRVNPAILGLVLDYCRFHHVPGRSNKECKNFDEKFIRMDTKRLCELTSAADSLQLKPLVDITSRALARIIEGKTPEEIRETFHLPDDLTEEEKLEPLRNITDDPRIRLLNRLYARKRKELKEREKLKNVETVEEQLDDRSVDDLLSFINGGDGDTKVARTNRSKKKNRRRKDQSKVLHDLSSACHVGEVSNGLLASSSTCSKLQDSAVTSFSPNVEFDDGDIDDDIDPAMKEELDREVEDFARRLNSDWPERMQEILSLGQERRLMPICMGKYMSVDQR
- the LOC122310862 gene encoding SKP1-like protein 21 isoform X5, with the translated sequence MHPNEVKILNKMKSYIWLQTADGSVQQVEEEVAVFCPMICREVIQTGMGSSKNYAISLPQRVNPAILGLVLDYCRFHHVPGRSNKECKNFDEKFIRMDTKRLCELTSAADSLQLKPLVDITSRALARIIEGKTPEEIRETFHLPDDLTEEEKLEPLRNITDDPRIRLLNRLYARKRKELKEREKLKNVETVEEQLDDRSVDDLLSFINGGDGDTKVARTNRSKKKNRRRKDQSKVLHDLSSACHVGEVSNGLLASSSTCSKLQDSAVTSFSPNVEFDDGDIDDDIDPAMKEELDREVEDFARRLNSDWPERMQEILSLGQERRLMPICMGKYMSVDQR
- the LOC122310862 gene encoding SKP1-like protein 21 isoform X8, whose translation is MICREVIQTGMGSSKNYAISLPQRVNPAILGLVLDYCRFHHVPGRSNKECKNFDEKFIRMDTKRLCELTSAADSLQLKPLVDITSRALARIIEGKTPEEIRETFHLPDDLTEEEKLEPLRNITDDPRIRLLNRLYARKRKELKEREKLKNVETVEEQLDDRSVDDLLSFINGGDGDTKVARTNRSKKKNRRRKDQSKVLHDLSSACHVGEVSNGLLASSSTCSKLQDSAVTSFSPNVEFDDGDIDDDIDPAMKEELDREVEDFARRLNSDWPERMQEILSLGQERRLMPICMGKYMSVDQR